The following are encoded in a window of Streptomyces sp. 11x1 genomic DNA:
- a CDS encoding polyribonucleotide nucleotidyltransferase gives MENETHYAEAVIDNGSFGTRTIRFETGRLAKQAAGSAVAYLDDDTMVLSATTASKNPKDQLDFFPLTVDVEERMYAAGKIPGSFFRREGRPSEDAILTCRLIDRPLRPSFKKGLRNEIQVVATIMALNPDHLYDVVAINAASASTQLAGLPFSGPIGGVRVALINGQWVAFPTHSELEDAVFDMVVAGRALEDGDVAIMMVEAEATEKTIQLVKGGAEAPTEEVVAAGLDAAKPFIKVLCKAQADLASKAAKPTGEFPIFLDYQDDILEALTAAVRDELAQALTIAGKQERESELDRVKALAAEKLLPQFEGREKEISAAYRSLTKTLVRERVIKEKKRIDGRGVTDIRTLAAEVEAIPRVHGSAVFERGETQILGVTTLNMLRMEQQLDTLSPVTRKRYMHNYNFPPYSTGETGRVGSPKRREIGHGALAERALVPVLPTREEFPYAIRQVSEALSSNGSTSMGSVCASTMSLLNAGVPLKAPVAGIAMGLISQEIDGETHYVTLTDILGAEDAFGDMDFKVAGTKEFVTALQLDTKLDGIPASVLAAALKQARDARLHILDVMMEAIDTPDEMSPNAPRIITVKIPVDKIGEVIGPKGKMINQIQEDTGAEITIEDDGTIYIGAADGPAAEAARATINGIANPTMPEVGERYLGTVVKTTTFGAFVSLLPGKDGLLHISQIRKLAGGKRVENVEDVVGVGQKVQVEIAEIDSRGKLSLIPVIEGEEGSEDKKDDGDK, from the coding sequence GTGGAGAACGAGACCCACTACGCCGAGGCCGTCATCGACAACGGTTCCTTCGGCACCCGTACCATCCGCTTCGAGACGGGCCGCCTGGCCAAGCAGGCCGCCGGCTCCGCCGTGGCGTACCTGGACGACGACACCATGGTGCTGTCGGCCACCACCGCCTCCAAGAACCCCAAGGACCAGCTCGACTTCTTCCCCCTCACGGTGGACGTCGAGGAGCGGATGTACGCCGCCGGCAAGATCCCCGGCAGCTTCTTCCGCCGCGAGGGCCGTCCCTCCGAGGACGCCATCCTCACCTGCCGCCTCATCGACCGCCCGCTGCGCCCGTCCTTCAAGAAGGGCCTGCGCAACGAGATCCAGGTCGTCGCCACGATCATGGCGCTCAACCCCGACCACCTGTACGACGTCGTGGCGATCAACGCCGCCTCCGCGTCCACGCAGCTGGCCGGTCTGCCCTTCTCCGGCCCGATCGGCGGCGTCCGCGTCGCGCTGATCAACGGCCAGTGGGTCGCCTTCCCGACGCACTCCGAGCTCGAGGACGCCGTCTTCGACATGGTCGTCGCGGGGCGCGCCCTGGAGGACGGCGATGTCGCGATCATGATGGTCGAGGCCGAGGCCACCGAGAAGACCATCCAGCTGGTCAAGGGCGGCGCCGAGGCGCCGACCGAGGAGGTCGTCGCCGCCGGTCTGGACGCCGCGAAGCCCTTCATCAAGGTCCTCTGCAAGGCCCAGGCGGACCTCGCGTCGAAGGCAGCCAAGCCCACCGGCGAGTTCCCGATCTTCCTCGACTACCAGGACGACATCCTGGAGGCCCTCACGGCCGCCGTCCGGGACGAGCTCGCCCAGGCCCTCACCATCGCCGGCAAGCAGGAGCGCGAGTCCGAGCTGGACCGCGTCAAGGCGCTCGCCGCCGAGAAGCTGCTCCCGCAGTTCGAGGGCCGCGAGAAGGAGATCTCCGCCGCGTACCGCTCGCTGACCAAGACCCTGGTCCGTGAGCGTGTCATCAAGGAGAAGAAGCGCATCGACGGCCGTGGCGTGACGGACATCCGTACGCTCGCCGCCGAGGTCGAGGCCATCCCGCGCGTGCACGGCTCCGCCGTGTTCGAGCGTGGCGAGACCCAGATCCTGGGCGTCACCACCCTCAACATGCTCCGCATGGAGCAGCAGCTCGACACGCTGTCGCCGGTGACGCGCAAGCGCTACATGCACAACTACAACTTCCCGCCGTACTCCACCGGCGAGACCGGCCGCGTCGGCTCCCCGAAGCGCCGCGAGATCGGTCACGGCGCCCTCGCCGAGCGCGCCCTCGTCCCGGTCCTGCCGACGCGCGAGGAGTTCCCCTACGCGATCCGCCAGGTCTCCGAGGCGCTGAGCTCCAACGGCTCGACGTCCATGGGCTCGGTCTGCGCCTCCACCATGTCGCTGCTGAACGCCGGTGTGCCGCTGAAGGCCCCCGTCGCCGGTATCGCCATGGGCCTGATCTCCCAGGAGATCGACGGCGAGACGCACTACGTCACCCTCACCGACATCCTCGGTGCGGAGGACGCCTTCGGCGACATGGACTTCAAGGTCGCCGGCACCAAGGAGTTCGTCACCGCCCTCCAGCTCGACACCAAGCTGGACGGCATCCCGGCCTCCGTCCTGGCCGCCGCCCTCAAGCAGGCCCGTGACGCCCGCCTCCACATCCTCGACGTGATGATGGAAGCGATCGACACGCCGGACGAGATGTCCCCGAACGCCCCGCGGATCATCACCGTCAAGATCCCCGTGGACAAGATCGGTGAGGTCATCGGCCCCAAGGGCAAGATGATCAACCAGATCCAGGAGGACACCGGCGCCGAGATCACGATCGAGGACGACGGCACCATCTACATCGGTGCCGCCGACGGCCCGGCCGCCGAGGCCGCCCGCGCCACGATCAACGGCATCGCCAACCCGACCATGCCGGAGGTCGGCGAGCGCTACCTGGGCACCGTCGTGAAGACGACGACCTTCGGCGCGTTCGTGTCGCTGCTCCCGGGCAAGGACGGTCTGCTGCACATCTCGCAGATTCGCAAGCTCGCCGGCGGCAAGCGCGTGGAGAACGTCGAGGACGTCGTCGGCGTGGGCCAGAAGGTCCAGGTCGAGATCGCCGAGATCGACTCCCGCGGCAAGCTCTCCCTCATCCCCGTGATCGAGGGCGAGGAAGGTTCTGAGGACAAGAAGGACGACGGCGACAAGTGA
- the mycP gene encoding type VII secretion-associated serine protease mycosin encodes MRTSGKRALQDGSAVSIALGLLLVGIASTPAHAESVRDRQWHLDAMHAEEMWKTSTGRGITVAVIDSGVDDSTADLKGQVLAGKDYSDLPGDEHTDRDRHGTGVAALIAATGARGTASGSYGIAPGAKILPIRMRYSTEDYGKVDVGAEYSRKLSEAIRYAADSKAQIINISMARADSPGAQNVGTPALASAVKYALTKGKLIFAGAGNSGDTSNFLQYPAATPGVVAVAAIDKNVERSTFSQWGPQIDVAAPGEEMVHACTGGTQICKSDGTSDATAIASASAALIWSKHPTWTNNQVLRVLINTMKGNEKKWTWNNAIGYGIVRPRIALQNPGDPGPADEYPLPDLTAAASPSPSPEPSKSSGSSSNDKKDDKPTAAAPPADDSNPALWIALGVGAAALLGTAVAVPVIRARRRRPAPLTVPPPPIYAPQHHYPPDSPVQSHGTGSPSEGPSSTGRHY; translated from the coding sequence ATGCGCACCAGTGGTAAGCGAGCGCTGCAAGATGGCTCAGCGGTATCAATAGCCCTCGGCCTGTTGCTGGTGGGAATTGCCTCGACACCTGCCCATGCCGAATCAGTTCGGGATCGACAGTGGCATCTCGACGCGATGCACGCCGAGGAGATGTGGAAGACCAGTACGGGGCGGGGGATCACGGTCGCCGTCATCGACTCGGGAGTTGACGACTCGACAGCCGACCTCAAGGGTCAGGTGCTGGCGGGCAAGGACTACTCAGACCTTCCTGGCGACGAGCACACGGACCGTGATCGACACGGAACCGGTGTTGCAGCGCTCATCGCGGCTACCGGAGCACGCGGAACGGCCAGCGGCTCTTACGGCATCGCACCAGGAGCCAAGATCCTTCCCATTCGTATGCGCTACAGCACCGAGGACTACGGGAAGGTCGATGTAGGAGCCGAGTACTCCAGGAAGCTGTCGGAGGCAATCCGGTACGCGGCCGACTCGAAGGCGCAGATCATCAATATCTCCATGGCTCGGGCTGATTCCCCGGGCGCACAAAACGTCGGCACTCCGGCACTTGCCTCCGCCGTCAAGTACGCCCTGACCAAGGGAAAGCTGATCTTCGCTGGGGCTGGCAACAGCGGTGACACATCTAACTTCCTGCAATATCCAGCAGCGACGCCTGGCGTCGTAGCTGTTGCCGCGATCGACAAGAACGTCGAGCGGAGCACCTTTTCCCAGTGGGGGCCACAGATCGATGTTGCCGCTCCTGGCGAAGAGATGGTCCACGCATGCACTGGTGGCACACAGATCTGCAAGTCCGACGGAACGAGCGATGCCACCGCCATCGCCTCCGCATCCGCCGCCCTCATCTGGTCGAAGCACCCGACCTGGACGAACAACCAGGTCCTGCGAGTCCTGATCAACACGATGAAGGGCAACGAGAAGAAGTGGACGTGGAACAACGCCATCGGTTACGGCATTGTCCGTCCGCGCATCGCGCTGCAGAACCCTGGTGATCCCGGGCCTGCCGACGAGTACCCGCTCCCAGACCTGACCGCGGCAGCGTCCCCGTCGCCATCTCCCGAACCCTCGAAATCCAGCGGCTCCTCCAGCAATGACAAGAAGGACGACAAACCCACCGCAGCAGCGCCGCCCGCGGACGACAGCAACCCGGCTCTGTGGATCGCCCTTGGCGTCGGGGCCGCGGCACTCCTCGGTACAGCGGTCGCCGTGCCCGTGATTCGCGCGCGACGCCGACGTCCCGCGCCTCTCACCGTCCCCCCGCCTCCCATATACGCACCACAGCACCACTACCCACCCGACAGCCCCGTACAGAGTCATGGCACCGGCTCGCCGTCGGAAGGCCCGTCGAGTACAGGACGGCATTACTGA
- the rpsO gene encoding 30S ribosomal protein S15 yields the protein MSLDAATKKQIISEFGTKEGDTGSPEVQVAMLSRRISDLTEHLKTHKHDHHSRRGLLILVGQRRRLLQYLAKKDIQRFRTLVDRLGIRRGAAGAK from the coding sequence GTGTCGCTCGACGCCGCTACGAAGAAGCAGATCATCAGCGAGTTCGGTACCAAGGAGGGCGACACCGGCTCCCCCGAGGTCCAGGTCGCGATGCTCTCCCGCCGTATCTCGGACCTGACCGAGCACCTCAAGACCCACAAGCACGACCACCACTCCCGCCGTGGTCTGCTGATCCTGGTCGGTCAGCGCCGCCGTCTGCTGCAGTACCTCGCCAAGAAGGACATCCAGCGCTTCCGTACGCTGGTCGACCGCCTCGGCATCCGCCGCGGTGCGGCGGGCGCCAAGTAG
- a CDS encoding DUF4398 domain-containing protein, with amino-acid sequence MSEQPARKQPTPQHTDFESMTHAQLVAMLNSANSESAYDLAAKLSKAASTITKIGDDLMTYVKGLEWQGEAGDTFREWGGQTASATLHLGEYAEVASRWMGIVSQAIGEAKAVMPDTSETTAAQADLRNAEKSLAAAKEPGARNDPDSRKLAQTAQSDATAAQERIDAARYEAVQQMRKLAQAYQQSAAQVNRVEPPTFSPPGNHLGAGWVDTNQQYISGPSQGTSGSFGSPSASAVPERSQVSRPDSSQSSLPLQSGERRIERFEPIGMDLDGLVKLPEASGPSSPVTPAPGGPPARSESTPHFPSGIGLPSLNGGGSVQNPVTGRGPSATRVPFQAVQGSPNGTATRMPRESGILGGRPVPPSSGRTGGIPRGTVIGGDPVQGRAPMTRGTTPGVPSGGNINSGQNGVVGGRRLSSETGGPVGNRPAMPGRTGTRPFTPGGSGLANTPGTTAALRNSTSSGTGAASPSAVPSGSQRDQRSGQRPDYLIEDEETWAHNNRRSLPPVVD; translated from the coding sequence ATGAGCGAGCAGCCCGCACGGAAGCAACCCACGCCCCAGCACACCGACTTCGAGTCCATGACCCACGCCCAACTGGTGGCCATGCTCAACTCGGCGAACTCCGAGAGCGCCTACGACCTTGCCGCAAAGCTCTCCAAGGCCGCCTCGACGATCACCAAGATCGGCGACGACCTCATGACGTACGTCAAGGGCCTGGAGTGGCAGGGCGAGGCCGGCGACACCTTCCGTGAGTGGGGCGGGCAGACGGCAAGCGCGACGCTCCACCTCGGGGAGTACGCCGAGGTGGCGTCCCGGTGGATGGGCATCGTCTCCCAGGCAATCGGGGAGGCAAAGGCGGTCATGCCGGACACCTCCGAGACCACGGCCGCGCAGGCGGACCTCCGCAACGCGGAGAAGTCCCTCGCCGCAGCCAAGGAACCCGGCGCCCGCAACGACCCCGACTCCCGAAAGCTGGCCCAGACCGCCCAGTCCGATGCGACGGCGGCGCAGGAGCGGATCGACGCGGCACGGTATGAGGCCGTGCAGCAGATGCGGAAGCTGGCGCAGGCCTATCAGCAGTCGGCTGCGCAGGTTAACAGGGTGGAGCCGCCTACGTTTTCGCCGCCGGGCAACCATCTGGGCGCAGGCTGGGTTGACACCAATCAGCAGTACATCTCTGGCCCGTCACAAGGCACCTCAGGCTCGTTCGGTTCCCCTTCCGCCTCTGCGGTGCCCGAACGCAGCCAAGTGTCACGGCCCGACAGCAGCCAGTCGTCCCTTCCTCTGCAGTCGGGCGAGCGCCGTATCGAGCGCTTCGAGCCCATCGGAATGGACCTCGACGGCCTGGTCAAACTCCCGGAGGCTTCGGGACCGAGCAGCCCGGTTACACCTGCGCCCGGTGGACCTCCAGCACGCTCTGAATCGACGCCTCACTTCCCATCGGGCATTGGCCTGCCATCTCTCAACGGTGGCGGGAGCGTGCAGAATCCGGTTACTGGACGTGGTCCGTCAGCCACCCGCGTGCCGTTCCAGGCCGTGCAGGGAAGCCCCAACGGTACTGCGACACGTATGCCACGCGAGAGCGGAATCCTTGGAGGGCGGCCTGTCCCACCCTCCTCCGGCCGAACAGGCGGCATCCCGCGCGGGACCGTCATCGGCGGTGACCCTGTGCAGGGCCGCGCACCCATGACCCGCGGAACCACTCCCGGTGTCCCAAGCGGCGGGAATATCAATTCAGGTCAGAACGGTGTGGTAGGAGGGCGCCGCCTCTCTTCGGAAACCGGTGGTCCTGTGGGCAACCGACCGGCTATGCCAGGTCGCACGGGCACGCGTCCCTTCACACCGGGCGGGTCAGGATTGGCGAATACACCCGGTACCACCGCTGCACTGCGCAATTCGACCTCATCAGGTACGGGAGCAGCGTCACCTTCCGCAGTGCCTTCCGGCTCACAGCGAGATCAACGGTCAGGCCAACGACCGGACTACCTCATTGAGGACGAGGAAACCTGGGCACACAACAACCGGCGCTCTCTTCCGCCGGTCGTGGATTGA
- the eccD gene encoding type VII secretion integral membrane protein EccD yields MSTTATTGFCRVTVVAPDSRIDVALPVDITIADIYPEILRLTGQTQPVGTPTGYHLVRRDGAALDGARSLAEERVLDGEVLSLRPFAESLPPAVHDDVSDAVASAVVRDRHLWSDDLLRVAGLIGGALLVLLVAFVLWYADPIHHDMNGLPGIIAGGLGVLLTAYAAVRARVYADRVAAAAIGLAALPLLLIAGSGIIGPAAGEGPGKLQFMLGCVAVLVASVALVALAPSGDAAFVAATFAAAVGTVATFVAILADASATDTAAVCAPVAIGLVAFLPGLSVRFARLPIGYASPRSVVYEDFDLDPAQGQDTEPLDAERIAAQARRGHEMLLGLVGGTSAVVVASAAVLGFSDDVWGRLLGLAAGLAMLIRARLFRYTSQVACTLLAGVAALALLLIGLALNPSADALTEFTLHADRGALDLRTIWLTAALTAGAALLTAIGLIIPQKGLSPFWGRLLDIAEAVVLLTLIPLCLAVLGVLTKVRSLTG; encoded by the coding sequence GTGAGTACGACCGCGACGACCGGGTTCTGCCGAGTCACTGTCGTGGCACCCGACAGCCGCATCGACGTTGCCCTCCCGGTGGACATCACCATCGCCGACATCTATCCGGAGATCCTGCGCCTGACGGGCCAGACCCAGCCGGTGGGCACCCCGACGGGCTACCACCTGGTACGCCGGGACGGTGCAGCCCTCGACGGCGCCCGCTCGCTCGCGGAGGAACGGGTCCTCGACGGCGAGGTGCTCAGTCTCCGTCCCTTCGCCGAGTCGCTGCCCCCTGCCGTCCACGACGACGTCTCAGACGCGGTCGCCTCCGCGGTCGTTCGCGACCGCCATCTGTGGAGCGACGACCTGCTGCGCGTCGCCGGGCTGATCGGCGGCGCGCTGCTCGTGCTGCTCGTCGCTTTCGTGCTCTGGTACGCCGACCCGATCCATCACGACATGAATGGCCTGCCCGGCATCATCGCGGGTGGCCTGGGCGTACTCCTGACCGCCTACGCGGCCGTGCGCGCACGCGTGTACGCCGATCGCGTGGCCGCGGCGGCCATCGGACTTGCCGCCCTGCCCCTGCTTCTCATCGCGGGCTCCGGAATCATCGGCCCGGCTGCCGGAGAGGGGCCGGGCAAACTGCAGTTCATGCTGGGCTGCGTGGCGGTGCTGGTCGCCTCCGTCGCCCTTGTCGCGCTCGCCCCCAGCGGGGACGCGGCGTTCGTGGCCGCTACCTTCGCCGCTGCGGTCGGTACCGTGGCCACCTTCGTGGCGATCCTCGCCGACGCCTCCGCGACCGACACCGCCGCGGTGTGCGCCCCGGTCGCCATCGGTCTGGTCGCCTTCCTGCCCGGCCTGTCGGTACGCTTCGCCCGCCTGCCGATCGGTTACGCCTCCCCGCGCTCCGTCGTGTACGAGGACTTCGACCTCGACCCCGCACAGGGCCAGGACACCGAGCCCCTCGACGCCGAGCGCATCGCCGCCCAGGCCCGGCGCGGCCACGAGATGCTGCTGGGTCTCGTCGGCGGCACCTCCGCCGTGGTGGTCGCCTCCGCCGCCGTCCTCGGCTTCTCGGACGACGTGTGGGGCAGGCTCCTGGGCCTTGCCGCCGGCCTCGCCATGCTGATCCGAGCCCGCCTGTTCCGCTACACGTCACAGGTGGCCTGCACCCTCCTCGCCGGGGTCGCGGCCCTCGCCCTCCTGCTGATCGGCCTCGCGCTCAATCCGTCGGCCGACGCTCTGACCGAGTTCACGCTCCACGCGGACCGGGGAGCCTTGGACCTCCGCACCATCTGGCTCACGGCCGCCCTCACCGCCGGAGCCGCGCTGCTCACCGCGATCGGTCTGATCATTCCCCAGAAGGGGCTCTCCCCCTTCTGGGGCCGTCTGCTCGACATCGCCGAGGCGGTCGTGCTGCTCACTTTGATCCCGCTGTGCCTGGCGGTGCTGGGCGTCCTCACCAAGGTCCGGTCGCTGACCGGCTGA
- the eccCa gene encoding type VII secretion protein EccCa, whose product MSQIVIKRPPRSLPPEVPTDELRLEAPPELPRGQQEGMLMQILPTLGMGSSVVFYFASPNAHPFMRIMGVVMLVSTAAMVIAQIVRHRRGTQGQMADVRRDYLKYLAQTRRTVRRIGLKQRDAQLYLHPSPEQLWSVVAEGSRVWERRVGDADFGQARIGLGPQQLASPLVAPETAPVDELEPLCAGAMQRFLAVHGQLDGLPVAVSMRAFYHVTVSGEPERAQAAARALVAQLTTLHSPEDLLLAVVAAPAAVDRWDWTKWLPHSQLTGQFDGAGTRRLFGDDLGELEQLLSAHLEGRPRFSRDGQPVLDQPHIIVVLDGGIVPPTSAFAAAEGLQGVTIIEVVPGELDQPRGGLSIVVRPDRLWLDTGAPLAYEGTPDGLSLPAAEALARQLAPLRMGGGNDDEPLLANLDFTDLLGLGDAASVEVTRTWRPRSTPERLRVPIGVGEDGRPVMLDLKEAAQDGMGPHGLCVGATGSGKSELLRTLVLGLAVTHSSETLNFVLADFKGGATFAGMSQMPHVAAVITNLSDDLTLVDRMGDAIRGELQRRQELLRSAGNYANIHDYEKARAAGAPLEPLASLVLVIDEFSELLTAKPDFIDMFIQIGRIGRSLGVHLLLASQRLEEGRLRGLDTYLSYRIGLRTFSAAESRAALGVPDAYHLPSVPGSGYLKFGTDEMTRFKAAYVSGAYRSGGPEVPGDRTPIERRPALFTAAHVPITYAAADPAQTRAPARQDDDALADTVLDVIVQRLEGQGVPAHQVWLPPLDRAPTLDQLLPSLASTAERGLQAAEYTRLGGLTVPVGLIDKPFEQKREVLYRDFSGAAGHMMVVGGPQSGKSTLLRTLIGSFAVTHTPHEVQFYCLDFGGEGLSSLSDLPHVGGVASRLDPERVRRTVAEVAGILNRREQFFRANGIDSIGTYRRRRAAGELPGEAWGDVFLVIDGWGNFKGDYEGLEGIVHDIAGRGLGYGIHVVLSASRYMEVRSALKDQILGRLELRLGDVMDSEFDRRVAANVPAGVPGRGQVPEKLHFMTALPRIDSSSDANDLSEATAQLVQAVKGNWQGPAAPTVRLLPRRLPADQLPKGFEFPQHGIAIGIDEANLEPVFIDFDTDPFFLVFGESESGKTNLLRLIAKQIAERYTPSEARIVVGDYRRTMLEAVSEEHLLEYAPMASAMNVHMDAIRQFMEMRAPKPDITPQQLRDRSWWSGPQLFVIVDDYELVATNSGNPLSALVEHLPFARDVGVKFIIARNAAGASRSMYESFMQRVKELGAQGLVLSGDPMEGDILGNVRARPMPPGRGTFVSRKRGAPLIQVGLLPQRH is encoded by the coding sequence GTGAGCCAGATCGTCATCAAGCGCCCACCGCGTTCCCTGCCGCCCGAAGTACCCACCGATGAGCTGCGCCTGGAGGCTCCTCCAGAACTGCCGCGGGGTCAGCAGGAGGGCATGCTGATGCAGATCCTGCCGACGCTCGGCATGGGCTCGTCGGTGGTGTTCTACTTCGCCTCCCCGAACGCCCATCCGTTCATGCGGATCATGGGTGTGGTGATGCTCGTGTCGACGGCCGCGATGGTGATCGCGCAGATCGTCCGACACCGTCGCGGTACGCAGGGGCAAATGGCCGATGTGCGTCGGGACTATCTCAAATACCTCGCGCAGACCCGGCGTACGGTGCGCAGGATCGGTTTGAAGCAGCGTGACGCCCAGCTGTATCTGCACCCCTCTCCCGAACAGTTGTGGTCCGTGGTCGCCGAGGGCAGCCGGGTGTGGGAGCGCCGCGTCGGGGACGCGGACTTCGGGCAGGCGCGGATCGGTCTGGGACCGCAGCAGTTGGCCTCTCCGCTGGTGGCTCCCGAGACAGCGCCCGTAGACGAACTCGAGCCCCTGTGCGCCGGCGCCATGCAGCGTTTCCTCGCCGTGCACGGCCAGTTGGACGGGCTGCCGGTCGCGGTGTCGATGCGGGCCTTCTACCACGTGACGGTCTCCGGCGAGCCGGAGCGTGCCCAGGCCGCGGCGCGTGCCCTGGTCGCCCAACTCACCACCCTGCACTCCCCCGAGGACCTGCTGCTGGCCGTCGTCGCCGCCCCGGCCGCGGTCGACCGCTGGGACTGGACCAAGTGGCTGCCGCACAGTCAGTTGACCGGGCAGTTCGACGGCGCAGGCACCCGGCGGCTGTTCGGAGACGACCTCGGGGAGCTGGAACAGCTGCTGTCGGCCCACCTCGAAGGCCGCCCGCGTTTCAGCCGGGACGGCCAGCCGGTACTGGACCAGCCGCACATCATCGTCGTCCTCGACGGCGGAATCGTGCCCCCGACCTCCGCTTTCGCGGCCGCCGAGGGCTTGCAGGGCGTGACGATCATCGAGGTGGTCCCGGGCGAACTCGACCAGCCCCGGGGCGGCCTCTCCATCGTCGTACGGCCGGACCGGCTGTGGCTGGACACGGGTGCCCCTCTCGCCTACGAGGGCACCCCCGACGGGCTGTCCCTGCCCGCCGCGGAGGCACTCGCCCGGCAGCTGGCGCCCCTGCGCATGGGCGGCGGGAACGACGACGAACCACTGCTCGCCAACCTGGACTTCACCGATCTGCTGGGCCTCGGCGACGCCGCCTCCGTGGAGGTCACTCGCACCTGGCGACCACGGTCGACGCCGGAGCGCCTGCGGGTCCCCATCGGCGTCGGCGAGGACGGCCGACCCGTGATGCTGGACCTCAAAGAAGCCGCGCAGGACGGCATGGGCCCGCACGGTCTGTGTGTGGGCGCGACCGGTTCCGGCAAGTCGGAGCTGCTGCGCACGCTGGTGCTCGGCCTCGCGGTCACCCATTCCTCCGAAACGTTGAACTTCGTCCTCGCGGACTTCAAGGGCGGCGCCACCTTCGCCGGCATGTCCCAGATGCCGCACGTCGCCGCCGTCATCACCAACCTCTCCGACGATCTGACTCTCGTCGACCGTATGGGCGACGCGATCCGCGGCGAACTCCAGCGCCGCCAGGAGCTGCTGCGCTCGGCGGGCAACTACGCCAACATCCACGACTACGAGAAGGCGCGGGCCGCAGGTGCTCCGCTGGAGCCGCTGGCCTCGCTCGTCCTCGTGATCGACGAGTTCAGCGAACTGCTGACGGCCAAGCCCGACTTCATCGACATGTTCATCCAGATCGGCCGCATCGGCCGCTCCCTGGGTGTGCACCTCCTGCTGGCCTCGCAGCGCCTGGAGGAAGGCCGTCTGCGCGGCCTGGACACCTATCTGTCGTACCGGATCGGTCTGCGGACGTTCTCGGCCGCGGAGTCGCGCGCGGCGCTCGGGGTTCCGGACGCCTACCACCTGCCGTCCGTGCCGGGCTCCGGGTATCTGAAGTTCGGCACGGACGAGATGACCCGCTTCAAGGCGGCGTACGTGTCGGGTGCGTACCGCTCCGGTGGCCCAGAGGTCCCCGGTGACCGGACACCGATCGAGCGCCGGCCCGCGCTGTTCACCGCGGCCCACGTACCGATCACGTACGCGGCCGCGGACCCCGCACAGACTCGAGCTCCCGCGCGCCAGGATGACGACGCCTTGGCGGACACGGTCCTCGACGTCATCGTGCAGCGTCTGGAGGGCCAGGGCGTGCCCGCCCATCAGGTATGGCTACCGCCCCTGGACAGGGCGCCGACGCTGGACCAGTTGCTGCCGTCGCTCGCGTCGACAGCCGAACGGGGCCTGCAGGCCGCCGAGTACACGCGACTGGGCGGGTTGACGGTTCCCGTCGGTCTGATCGACAAGCCGTTCGAGCAGAAGCGCGAGGTGCTCTACCGGGACTTCTCCGGCGCGGCGGGGCACATGATGGTCGTCGGTGGCCCCCAGTCCGGCAAGTCCACGCTGCTGCGCACGTTGATCGGCTCCTTCGCCGTGACCCACACGCCACACGAGGTGCAGTTCTACTGCCTCGACTTCGGCGGTGAAGGCCTGTCGTCCCTGTCGGACCTGCCGCACGTCGGCGGGGTCGCCTCCAGGCTGGACCCCGAGCGGGTCCGCCGCACGGTCGCGGAGGTGGCGGGCATTCTCAACCGCCGCGAGCAGTTCTTCCGTGCCAACGGCATCGACTCCATCGGCACGTACCGTCGGCGGCGTGCGGCCGGCGAGCTGCCCGGCGAAGCCTGGGGCGACGTCTTCCTGGTCATCGACGGCTGGGGCAACTTCAAGGGCGACTACGAGGGGCTCGAAGGCATCGTCCACGACATCGCCGGCCGCGGCCTCGGCTACGGCATCCATGTCGTCCTCTCCGCCTCGCGCTACATGGAGGTGCGGTCCGCGCTCAAGGACCAGATCCTGGGCCGACTGGAGCTGCGCCTCGGTGACGTCATGGACTCCGAGTTCGACCGCAGGGTCGCGGCGAACGTGCCGGCGGGTGTCCCAGGCCGTGGTCAGGTCCCGGAAAAACTGCATTTCATGACGGCGCTGCCGCGTATCGACTCCTCGTCCGACGCGAACGACCTGTCGGAGGCCACGGCTCAACTGGTGCAGGCGGTCAAGGGCAACTGGCAGGGTCCCGCGGCCCCGACGGTCCGCCTGCTGCCCCGCAGGCTGCCTGCCGACCAGTTGCCCAAGGGCTTCGAGTTCCCGCAGCACGGCATCGCGATCGGCATCGACGAGGCCAACCTCGAACCGGTCTTCATCGACTTCGACACGGACCCCTTCTTCCTGGTCTTCGGGGAGAGCGAGTCGGGCAAGACCAACCTGCTGCGCCTGATCGCGAAGCAGATCGCCGAGCGCTACACGCCCTCGGAGGCCCGGATCGTCGTCGGCGACTATCGAAGGACGATGCTGGAGGCGGTCTCCGAGGAACATTTGCTGGAGTACGCGCCGATGGCGTCCGCGATGAACGTCCATATGGACGCCATCCGGCAGTTCATGGAGATGCGCGCGCCGAAGCCCGACATCACGCCGCAGCAGCTGCGCGACCGCAGCTGGTGGAGCGGCCCGCAGCTGTTCGTCATCGTCGACGACTACGAGCTGGTCGCCACCAACTCCGGGAACCCGCTGTCGGCTCTCGTCGAGCATCTGCCGTTCGCGCGTGACGTGGGCGTCAAGTTCATCATCGCCCGTAACGCGGCGGGGGCCTCGCGCTCCATGTACGAGTCGTTCATGCAGCGGGTGAAGGAGCTGGGCGCCCAGGGGCTCGTCCTGTCCGGCGACCCGATGGAAGGCGACATCCTCGGCAACGTCCGGGCCAGGCCCATGCCTCCGGGACGGGGCACGTTCGTCTCGCGGAAGCGCGGAGCCCCTCTTATCCAGGTGGGCTTGCTTCCGCAACGCCATTAG